A stretch of the Tannerella serpentiformis genome encodes the following:
- the rprY gene encoding response regulator transcription factor RprY produces MDEKLRIFLCEDDENLGMILREYLQAKGFTTDLFTDGEAGLKGFSEAKYDICLLDVMMPKKDGFTLAQDIRQINPDVPLVFLTAKTMNEDVLEGFKNGADDYLTKPFSMEVLLSRIEAILRRVKGKKPKDVPFYRIGQFMFDTQKQTLTIGEKMTKLTTKECELLTLLCAHANEVLERNYALKTIWVDDNYFNARSMDVYITKLRKLLRDDPNIEIINIHGKGYKLITQSGEDQAREEGLID; encoded by the coding sequence ATGGATGAAAAATTGAGAATCTTCCTCTGCGAAGACGACGAGAACCTGGGTATGATCCTCCGCGAATACCTCCAGGCCAAAGGTTTTACCACCGACCTCTTCACCGATGGCGAAGCAGGTCTGAAGGGCTTTTCCGAAGCCAAGTATGACATCTGCCTCTTGGACGTGATGATGCCCAAGAAGGACGGCTTTACCCTGGCGCAGGACATCCGCCAGATCAACCCCGACGTGCCCCTGGTCTTCCTCACCGCCAAGACGATGAACGAGGACGTGCTCGAGGGCTTCAAGAACGGCGCCGACGACTACCTCACGAAGCCCTTCAGCATGGAGGTGCTCCTCTCGCGCATCGAAGCCATCCTGCGCCGCGTCAAGGGCAAGAAGCCCAAAGACGTGCCCTTCTATCGCATCGGCCAGTTCATGTTCGACACCCAGAAGCAGACCCTCACCATCGGCGAGAAGATGACCAAGCTCACCACCAAAGAGTGCGAGCTGCTGACCCTCCTCTGCGCCCATGCCAACGAGGTGCTGGAGCGTAACTACGCCCTGAAGACCATCTGGGTAGACGACAACTACTTCAACGCCCGCAGCATGGACGTCTACATCACCAAGCTGCGCAAGCTGCTCCGCGACGATCCCAACATCGAGATCATCAACATCCACGGGAAGGGCTACAAGCTCATCACCCAGTCGGGCGAGGATCAGGCACGCGAAGAAGGACTCATCGACTAA
- a CDS encoding aspartate kinase encodes MNVLKFGGTSVGSAERIKNVARLITTGDEPRIVVLSAMAGTTNALVEIADYLYKKNPDGANEVINRLSLKYAEAINDLYATPEYRQRAEESVTAHFDLIRSLIKDMFTSFEERIILARGELMSTEMMHLYLAEQGITSTPLSALDFMRTDKNAEPDAFFIKENLLNLLDQYPDEKLFITEGYICRNAYGEIDNLQRGGSDYTASLIGAAVRASEVQIWTDIDGMHNNDPRIVDGTTPVHRLNFDEAAELAYFGAKILHPTCILPAKQSNIPVRLLNTMQPDAPGTLISNETDRGTIKAVAAKDNITAIWIKSGRMLLATGFMRKVFETFENHRTPVDMVTTSEVGISVTIDNPKHLEEIVDDLKRYGTVTVDRDLVIVCVVGDLSWQHLGLEVRIISALRDIPVRMISYGGSNYNLSLLIPAADKARALRALSRHLFDAPEATAEQ; translated from the coding sequence ATGAACGTATTGAAATTCGGAGGCACCTCCGTCGGCTCCGCTGAACGGATCAAAAACGTGGCACGCCTCATCACCACCGGCGACGAGCCACGCATCGTCGTCCTCTCCGCCATGGCCGGCACGACCAACGCCCTTGTCGAAATAGCCGACTACCTCTACAAGAAAAACCCCGACGGCGCCAACGAGGTCATCAACCGCCTCTCGCTCAAATACGCCGAGGCGATCAACGACCTCTACGCAACGCCAGAATACCGCCAGCGCGCTGAAGAGAGCGTCACGGCGCATTTCGACCTCATCCGCTCACTCATCAAGGACATGTTCACCTCCTTCGAGGAGCGCATCATCTTGGCCCGTGGCGAACTCATGTCCACCGAAATGATGCACCTCTACCTCGCGGAGCAGGGCATCACCTCCACTCCCCTATCGGCCCTCGACTTCATGCGCACCGATAAGAATGCCGAGCCGGACGCCTTCTTTATCAAGGAGAACCTCCTCAACCTCCTCGATCAGTATCCCGACGAAAAGCTCTTCATCACCGAAGGCTACATCTGTCGCAATGCCTATGGCGAGATAGACAACCTCCAGCGTGGTGGCAGCGACTACACCGCTTCGCTCATCGGGGCCGCCGTCCGCGCCTCCGAAGTCCAGATCTGGACCGACATTGACGGCATGCACAACAATGACCCGCGCATTGTCGATGGGACCACGCCCGTCCATCGCCTCAATTTCGACGAGGCCGCCGAGCTGGCCTACTTCGGCGCCAAGATCCTCCACCCCACCTGTATCCTGCCTGCCAAGCAGAGCAACATCCCCGTCCGCCTGCTCAATACCATGCAGCCCGACGCTCCCGGAACGCTCATCTCAAATGAGACAGATCGTGGAACAATCAAAGCCGTCGCCGCCAAAGACAACATCACCGCCATTTGGATCAAAAGCGGACGCATGCTCCTGGCCACCGGCTTTATGCGCAAAGTCTTCGAGACCTTCGAGAACCATCGTACCCCCGTCGATATGGTCACCACCTCCGAAGTGGGTATCTCCGTCACCATTGATAACCCCAAGCACCTTGAAGAGATCGTTGACGATCTCAAGCGCTACGGTACCGTCACCGTCGACCGTGATCTGGTCATCGTCTGTGTCGTTGGCGACCTCTCCTGGCAGCACCTCGGCCTCGAAGTCCGCATCATCAGTGCCCTTCGCGACATCCCAGTCCGCATGATCTCCTACGGCGGCAGTAATTACAACCTTTCTCTCCTTATCCCCGCTGCCGACAAAGCACGCGCGCTCCGGGCTCTCAGCCGCCACCTCTTCGACGCGCCAGAAGCCACCGCAGAGCAATGA
- the rpsG gene encoding 30S ribosomal protein S7: protein MRKSKPKKRQILPDPVYGDVRVTKFVNHLMYDGKKTVSYEIFYTALERVKAKMPNEEKSALEIWKAALENITPQVEVKSRRVGGATFQVPTEIRPDRKESISMKNLIEYARKRGGKSMSEKLSAEIVDAFNSQGGAFKRKEDMHRMAEANRAFAYFRF, encoded by the coding sequence ATGAGAAAATCAAAGCCAAAGAAACGGCAGATCCTCCCGGATCCTGTCTATGGTGATGTGCGGGTTACAAAGTTTGTAAACCATCTGATGTACGACGGTAAGAAAACAGTGTCGTACGAAATCTTTTATACCGCATTGGAACGCGTGAAGGCAAAAATGCCAAACGAAGAGAAGTCAGCGCTCGAAATTTGGAAGGCGGCGCTCGAAAATATAACCCCGCAAGTAGAAGTGAAGTCTCGCCGAGTAGGCGGAGCTACATTTCAGGTTCCTACTGAGATCCGCCCGGATCGTAAGGAGTCCATTTCAATGAAAAATTTAATAGAGTACGCTCGCAAACGCGGGGGAAAGTCGATGTCGGAGAAGCTGAGTGCCGAGATTGTCGATGCGTTCAATAGTCAAGGTGGCGCATTCAAGCGTAAGGAAGACATGCACCGCATGGCTGAAGCCAACCGTGCGTTTGCCTATTTCCGTTTCTAA
- a CDS encoding cell division ATP-binding protein FtsE, producing MERDTLVRLENVELTLDSDVILRDATFSLLSGEFVYVIGRVGSGKSSLLRALYAELPVAGGQASIMGYDLHGISLRDTAGLRRRLGIVFQDFQLLTDRTVRRNLEFVLRATGWKNPDDIDRRITETLRQTGIPDKAERMPHELSGGEQQRVAIARALLNMPAIILADEPTGNLDPETGRHIVRLLHDICRSGTAVVMTTHNYDLVRRYPARVVKCEDGRLTSLEAPIESANIITP from the coding sequence ATGGAACGCGATACCCTTGTGCGACTCGAAAACGTGGAGCTGACCTTGGACAGCGATGTCATCCTACGCGACGCCACCTTCTCGCTCCTCAGCGGTGAGTTTGTTTACGTCATCGGACGTGTCGGATCGGGCAAAAGCAGTCTCCTGCGCGCCCTCTACGCCGAGCTGCCCGTAGCCGGTGGCCAGGCCTCCATCATGGGATACGACCTGCACGGCATCAGCCTTCGCGACACGGCCGGACTGCGCCGCCGCCTCGGCATCGTCTTCCAAGACTTTCAGCTGCTCACTGATCGCACCGTCCGGCGCAACCTCGAGTTTGTCCTCCGTGCCACCGGATGGAAAAACCCCGACGACATCGATCGGCGTATCACCGAGACACTCCGCCAAACCGGCATCCCCGACAAAGCCGAGCGCATGCCTCACGAACTCTCTGGCGGCGAACAGCAACGCGTGGCCATCGCCCGCGCCCTACTCAACATGCCCGCCATCATCTTAGCCGATGAGCCTACAGGCAATCTCGATCCGGAAACAGGCCGGCACATCGTCCGACTCCTCCACGACATCTGTCGCAGCGGTACGGCGGTCGTCATGACCACACATAACTACGACCTCGTCCGCCGCTATCCTGCACGCGTCGTCAAATGTGAAGACGGTCGCCTCACCTCCCTCGAGGCACCCATCGAATCAGCAAACATCATCACCCCCTAA
- a CDS encoding site-specific integrase, whose product MRSTFKILFYINRQKTKADGKTAIFCRVTIDGRSTAITTGEECLPAEWNSRQGTAGEKKINQRLAAFKELVEKTYAEMLTKDGIVSAELLKNRLQGVAAVPTTLLAMSEAELQSVKACVGKSKAESTYQNLIYSDKLLRAFMKENGGRDIPLVGITEDLFEDFRFFLKKRGLAASTMNKHLCRLSRLMYRAVDLKVIRCHPFEDVTYEKEERKIRFLQKSDVAKLMALKVNDRDAEQARQMFLFSCFTGLAIADMERLKFSHIQTAADGGRYIRKERQKTKVESVVPLHPIAEEILSRCRENQAVKGKGEDLIFPRSCSRSVMNSKLSTVGLACGVRQRLSFHMARHTFGTLSLSAGIPIESIAKMMGHASISSTQIYAQVTDKKISEDMDKLIQKQQAASV is encoded by the coding sequence ATGAGAAGTACATTCAAGATCCTGTTCTACATCAACAGGCAGAAGACAAAAGCAGACGGCAAGACAGCCATCTTTTGCCGCGTCACTATCGATGGTAGGAGCACAGCTATTACCACAGGTGAGGAATGTCTGCCGGCCGAATGGAACAGCAGACAGGGGACAGCCGGCGAAAAGAAAATCAACCAACGCCTCGCAGCGTTCAAGGAGCTTGTGGAAAAGACTTACGCGGAAATGCTCACGAAGGACGGCATAGTCAGTGCAGAACTGCTCAAGAACCGCTTGCAGGGCGTTGCCGCCGTACCGACCACCCTTTTGGCCATGAGCGAGGCGGAACTGCAATCTGTGAAGGCATGCGTAGGCAAGTCGAAAGCTGAAAGCACCTACCAAAACCTGATCTATTCGGACAAGCTGCTTCGGGCGTTCATGAAGGAAAACGGAGGGCGAGACATCCCCCTCGTAGGCATTACGGAAGATCTGTTTGAGGACTTCCGCTTCTTTCTCAAAAAACGCGGTTTGGCGGCATCGACCATGAACAAGCACCTCTGCCGATTGAGTCGATTGATGTATCGTGCGGTAGACTTGAAAGTCATCCGCTGCCATCCTTTTGAAGATGTCACCTATGAAAAAGAGGAAAGGAAGATTCGATTCTTGCAAAAGAGCGACGTGGCCAAGCTCATGGCGCTGAAAGTGAACGACAGGGACGCAGAGCAGGCCCGGCAGATGTTCCTCTTTTCCTGCTTCACCGGACTGGCCATTGCGGATATGGAACGCCTGAAGTTCTCGCACATTCAAACAGCTGCCGATGGCGGGAGGTATATCCGCAAGGAACGGCAGAAGACAAAAGTCGAGTCTGTCGTGCCGCTACATCCGATCGCGGAGGAGATCCTTAGCAGATGCCGGGAGAATCAGGCGGTGAAAGGAAAAGGCGAGGACCTTATCTTTCCACGCAGTTGCAGCCGCAGTGTGATGAATAGCAAACTGAGTACTGTGGGACTGGCGTGTGGCGTCAGGCAACGACTGTCTTTCCACATGGCACGCCACACGTTCGGAACCCTGTCGCTCAGCGCAGGCATCCCGATAGAGAGCATCGCCAAGATGATGGGACATGCCTCCATCTCCAGCACGCAGATCTATGCGCAGGTGACGGACAAAAAGATCTCGGAAGACATGGACAAGCTGATCCAAAAGCAACAAGCGGCTTCAGTGTGA
- a CDS encoding efflux RND transporter periplasmic adaptor subunit produces the protein MKKKACLYIAAALLVASCGTKNEQEEGRSEDLPEKNTVELTDKQMQQLNITTGALADHTFAGTIQASGRLTTSPQGEASIAPKMGANVERVLVREGQEVTKGQVLAYLSHPDLLEIQSRYLTAVNRRDYLSKEYQRQTQMMDEKVGAGKDYDRTKSELQIINSEIRMLTTQLQQLGIAPSSLRAGKAVSAIAVTSPIAGTVERIDVETGQYAAPETPMMRIINTQSLFAELQVYQSDLPRLQKGQEVDLQVQAAGDGGKVFKGKIYAIGKTFDSNMQSVPVRVDMDGAKDALISGLYVEAQIAAGVSTMKAVPAEAVVDEEDKSYIFAAVRVGDKWTFTPIAVTKIKEENGMVAVKPVQEDLKMEGRTVALSGAYYLLSEMKKGETGEE, from the coding sequence ATGAAAAAGAAAGCATGCTTATATATCGCCGCAGCCCTGCTCGTAGCATCATGCGGCACAAAGAATGAACAGGAAGAAGGCCGAAGCGAGGACTTGCCCGAAAAGAACACCGTGGAGCTTACCGACAAACAAATGCAACAGCTGAACATCACGACCGGTGCATTGGCCGATCACACCTTTGCCGGAACCATTCAAGCAAGTGGGCGGCTCACCACCTCGCCGCAAGGCGAGGCTTCGATAGCGCCCAAGATGGGGGCCAATGTGGAGCGCGTGCTGGTCAGGGAAGGGCAAGAGGTGACGAAGGGGCAAGTGTTGGCCTACCTGTCTCATCCAGACTTATTAGAGATCCAGTCGCGTTATCTCACGGCGGTTAACCGTCGCGATTATCTCAGTAAAGAGTACCAGCGACAAACTCAGATGATGGACGAAAAGGTAGGCGCCGGCAAAGACTACGACAGAACAAAATCGGAACTGCAAATCATCAACAGCGAGATTCGCATGCTGACGACACAACTGCAACAATTGGGAATCGCACCCTCATCCCTAAGGGCCGGAAAGGCAGTCTCGGCCATTGCCGTAACCAGCCCCATAGCCGGAACCGTGGAGCGGATCGATGTGGAGACGGGGCAGTATGCCGCCCCTGAAACGCCTATGATGAGAATCATAAACACGCAAAGCCTCTTCGCCGAATTGCAGGTCTATCAGAGCGATCTGCCCCGATTGCAAAAAGGGCAAGAAGTCGATCTGCAGGTGCAGGCTGCCGGAGATGGAGGAAAGGTCTTCAAGGGTAAAATCTACGCCATCGGGAAAACGTTTGACAGCAACATGCAGTCCGTCCCCGTAAGGGTGGATATGGATGGGGCTAAGGATGCACTCATCTCAGGTCTCTATGTGGAAGCGCAAATTGCAGCAGGCGTTTCGACGATGAAAGCTGTACCGGCAGAAGCCGTGGTGGATGAAGAGGATAAGTCGTACATCTTCGCGGCGGTAAGAGTCGGTGACAAATGGACGTTTACCCCCATTGCTGTGACGAAAATCAAAGAAGAGAATGGCATGGTGGCAGTAAAGCCCGTCCAAGAAGATTTGAAGATGGAGGGAAGAACGGTGGCTCTTTCTGGGGCTTACTATCTACTCTCCGAAATGAAAAAAGGAGAGACCGGCGAGGAGTAG
- a CDS encoding sensor histidine kinase, with translation MKKSTIWMLAIVMAFAFAGLLYLQVNYISIIMKTSNEQFDATVRHCLEEVSSALEKDEARKYMEEDIDTYGSSFMYKNPPDRQAIAQNITHSEVYIQGGPDSGFEHIEISTKTVTANPPHKNTIIRASEEQQKNLLKRYQYQAGLIDEVLYDLVYTAYLKPINERVDFRTLDSYLRAELINSGLDLPYIFAVVNKDGVTVYQNESFEKPPRAADVVTQVLYPNDPPSKWNYLKVYFPTKRDYISGSVSFLVPSIVFSFILLVTFITTIYIIFRQKRLSEMKTDFVNNMTHELKTPVSTISLAAQMLRDTDLTKQPEVFKHISTVINDESRRLGFLVEKVLQMSLFERQKTALKLKEIDANDLLASVVSTFTLKVEKYGGTIDLDLGALDSTIYADQMHLTNVLFNLLDNAVKYRRKEVPLRLMARTRNENGKLQFLIEDNGIGIKKEHLKKIFVRFYRVPTGNVHDVKGFGLGLAYVHKIVEDHGGTIRAEQQESKSGTKFIITLPLIK, from the coding sequence ATGAAGAAGTCAACGATTTGGATGCTTGCCATAGTGATGGCCTTCGCCTTTGCGGGGCTACTCTATCTGCAAGTCAACTACATCAGCATCATTATGAAGACCAGCAATGAGCAGTTCGACGCCACCGTGCGCCACTGCCTTGAGGAAGTCTCATCGGCGCTGGAGAAAGACGAGGCCCGCAAATACATGGAGGAGGACATCGACACCTATGGCAGCAGCTTCATGTATAAGAACCCTCCCGACCGACAGGCCATCGCCCAGAACATCACCCACAGCGAAGTCTACATCCAAGGCGGCCCCGACAGCGGTTTCGAGCATATCGAGATCTCGACCAAAACCGTCACCGCCAACCCGCCGCATAAGAACACCATCATCCGCGCCTCCGAGGAGCAACAGAAGAACCTGCTGAAGCGCTACCAGTATCAGGCCGGACTGATCGACGAGGTGCTCTATGATCTGGTCTACACGGCCTACCTCAAGCCCATCAATGAACGCGTGGACTTCCGTACGCTCGACAGCTACCTCCGCGCTGAGCTCATCAACAGCGGTCTGGATCTGCCCTACATCTTCGCCGTGGTGAACAAGGACGGCGTAACGGTCTATCAAAACGAATCGTTCGAGAAGCCTCCCCGGGCCGCCGACGTGGTCACGCAGGTGCTCTACCCCAACGATCCGCCCTCGAAGTGGAACTACCTCAAGGTCTATTTCCCTACGAAGCGCGACTACATCTCGGGGTCGGTCTCCTTCTTGGTGCCCTCGATCGTCTTCTCGTTCATCCTGCTCGTCACGTTCATCACCACCATCTACATCATCTTCCGCCAGAAGCGACTCTCGGAGATGAAAACCGACTTCGTCAACAACATGACCCACGAGCTCAAGACGCCCGTATCGACCATCTCACTGGCCGCCCAGATGCTCCGCGACACGGACCTCACGAAGCAACCCGAGGTGTTCAAACACATCTCGACCGTCATCAACGACGAATCGCGGCGGCTGGGCTTCCTCGTGGAGAAGGTCTTGCAGATGTCGCTCTTTGAACGACAGAAGACGGCGCTCAAGCTCAAGGAGATCGACGCGAACGACCTCCTGGCCTCCGTGGTGAGCACCTTCACGCTCAAGGTGGAGAAATATGGCGGCACGATCGACCTCGATCTCGGCGCCTTGGACTCCACCATCTACGCCGATCAGATGCACCTGACCAACGTGCTCTTCAACCTGCTGGACAACGCCGTCAAGTATCGCCGAAAGGAAGTGCCCCTGCGCCTCATGGCCCGCACCCGCAACGAGAACGGCAAGCTCCAATTCCTCATCGAGGACAACGGGATCGGCATCAAAAAAGAACACCTGAAGAAGATCTTCGTTCGCTTCTATCGTGTCCCCACCGGCAATGTGCACGACGTGAAAGGCTTCGGACTGGGCCTGGCCTATGTCCACAAGATCGTCGAAGATCACGGCGGCACGATCCGCGCCGAACAACAGGAATCGAAATCAGGAACCAAATTCATTATCACTTTACCACTCATTAAATAG
- a CDS encoding heavy metal translocating P-type ATPase, with product MIKNKKLQRIILSALLLIAAVAVERNAVLPVWQLLLIYLPSYLLVSYDILAEAWEGIMERDPFNEHLLMSIATLGAMLIGFLPGAEPEFTEAVFVMLFFQVGELFEEYAEDRSRRSIAELMDIRPDTATVERNGVTEAVHPETVAVGELLVLRPGDKVPMDGIVIEGTSSLNTVALTGESVPRTVGRGDRVISGCVNVSGMIKMRVEKSFGESTVSKIIRLVESAGENKSKSENFITRFAKVYTPIVVYISLALAILPPLLSGDFVAVFPLWLNRALTFLVVSCPCALVLSIPLTFFGGIGGASRQGILIKGGNYMDTLAKADTVVFDKTGTLTRGVFSVNAIHPKAISDRELLHLAAHVERFSTHPIAQSLREAYPEESDDCTVKDVEEIAGHGIRAQVNGRSVSVGNTKMMDSIGAQWLPCKLIGTIIHLAVDGTYMGHIVISDEIKDDASEAIDALKALGVRKTVMLTGDRKEVGEDVAKRIGIDEVQTGLLPADKVSHLERLMKEKKAGGSLLFVGDGINDAPVLARADVGVAMGALGSDAAVEAADVVLMDDRPSKVAGAISISRKTIGVAMQNAWFAIVIKVLVLLLAGFGIATMWMAVFADVGVTVLAVFNAMRTLRVKS from the coding sequence ATGATAAAGAACAAGAAATTACAGCGAATCATCCTCTCCGCACTCCTACTCATCGCAGCCGTGGCGGTGGAGAGAAACGCCGTGTTGCCCGTATGGCAACTACTGTTGATCTACTTGCCTTCCTACCTGCTCGTGAGTTACGACATCTTGGCTGAAGCCTGGGAGGGCATTATGGAACGAGATCCATTCAACGAACATCTGCTGATGAGCATAGCTACGCTTGGCGCTATGCTGATCGGCTTCCTGCCCGGCGCCGAGCCGGAGTTCACCGAGGCTGTCTTTGTGATGCTCTTCTTTCAGGTGGGCGAACTGTTTGAAGAATATGCCGAGGATCGCAGCCGACGCTCCATCGCCGAGCTGATGGACATCCGTCCGGATACGGCCACGGTGGAGCGTAACGGTGTAACCGAGGCGGTGCACCCCGAGACTGTAGCCGTGGGAGAGCTGCTTGTGCTGCGACCAGGAGACAAAGTGCCGATGGACGGCATCGTCATCGAAGGGACATCAAGCCTGAACACCGTGGCGCTGACGGGCGAGAGTGTTCCGCGCACAGTGGGCCGCGGCGACAGGGTCATCTCGGGCTGCGTCAATGTCAGCGGAATGATCAAGATGCGGGTGGAGAAGAGCTTCGGCGAATCTACCGTCTCCAAGATCATTCGTCTGGTAGAAAGCGCCGGAGAGAACAAGTCGAAGAGCGAAAACTTCATCACCCGTTTTGCGAAGGTCTATACTCCCATCGTGGTCTATATCTCTCTTGCGCTGGCCATCCTGCCGCCACTGCTCTCGGGCGACTTTGTAGCCGTCTTCCCGCTTTGGCTGAATCGCGCACTCACCTTCTTAGTTGTGTCCTGCCCCTGCGCCTTGGTGCTATCCATCCCTCTGACCTTCTTTGGTGGCATCGGTGGGGCTTCGCGACAAGGCATCCTTATCAAGGGCGGAAACTACATGGACACGTTGGCCAAGGCGGACACGGTGGTGTTTGACAAGACGGGCACCCTCACGCGGGGCGTGTTCAGCGTAAACGCCATACACCCCAAGGCAATCAGCGATCGGGAGCTGCTCCATTTAGCCGCTCACGTAGAGCGTTTCTCCACGCACCCCATCGCACAGTCGCTGCGTGAGGCATACCCCGAAGAGTCGGACGACTGCACGGTGAAGGATGTGGAGGAGATAGCCGGACATGGCATCCGCGCTCAAGTCAATGGCCGCAGCGTGAGCGTGGGTAACACGAAAATGATGGACAGCATTGGCGCCCAATGGCTGCCTTGCAAGCTGATAGGTACAATCATACATCTGGCTGTGGATGGCACATACATGGGGCACATCGTCATCTCTGACGAGATCAAAGACGACGCCAGCGAAGCCATTGATGCGCTTAAAGCCTTGGGCGTACGAAAGACCGTCATGCTTACCGGCGACCGCAAAGAGGTGGGTGAGGATGTGGCCAAGCGGATCGGAATCGACGAGGTGCAGACCGGATTGTTACCGGCCGATAAGGTGAGCCACCTTGAGCGATTGATGAAGGAGAAGAAAGCCGGAGGCAGTCTGCTCTTCGTCGGCGACGGCATCAACGATGCGCCTGTACTAGCCCGTGCGGACGTAGGCGTGGCTATGGGTGCCCTCGGATCGGACGCAGCAGTAGAGGCTGCCGATGTGGTATTGATGGACGATCGTCCGTCGAAGGTGGCAGGAGCCATATCCATCTCTCGCAAGACCATCGGTGTGGCCATGCAGAACGCATGGTTTGCTATTGTGATCAAGGTGCTCGTACTCCTTTTGGCCGGATTTGGCATCGCCACGATGTGGATGGCCGTCTTTGCAGATGTCGGCGTCACCGTCTTAGCCGTGTTCAATGCCATGCGGACACTGCGAGTGAAGAGTTGA
- the rpsL gene encoding 30S ribosomal protein S12: MPTIQQLVRKGRESLVVKGKSPALDACPQRRGVCVRVYTTTPKKPNSAMRKVARVRLTNHKEVNSYIPGEGHNLQEHSIVMVRGGRVKDLPGVRYHIVRGTLDTAGVAGRTQRRSKYGAKRPKPGAASAGKTAGKGKK, encoded by the coding sequence ATGCCTACAATTCAACAGTTAGTAAGAAAAGGCAGAGAGTCACTCGTCGTGAAGGGCAAGTCTCCTGCTCTTGATGCCTGCCCGCAGCGAAGAGGTGTGTGCGTGCGCGTCTATACGACCACGCCGAAGAAGCCTAATTCTGCGATGCGTAAAGTGGCTCGTGTTCGTTTGACCAATCATAAGGAGGTGAACTCCTATATTCCGGGTGAGGGGCACAACCTACAAGAGCACTCCATCGTTATGGTACGTGGTGGCCGTGTGAAAGATCTGCCTGGTGTTCGCTATCATATTGTTCGTGGCACGCTCGATACAGCGGGTGTAGCAGGACGTACGCAGCGGCGTTCAAAGTATGGTGCTAAGCGTCCGAAGCCGGGAGCTGCTTCGGCTGGAAAGACCGCAGGGAAGGGTAAGAAGTAA
- a CDS encoding site-specific integrase — protein MDDMKMKVLLYLKKSSRDRSGKAPIMGRITLGRSIAQFSCKLFCNPDLWNPRESRVDGKSREAVEVNGRLDNLLLAVQSSYQSLLAKGSPFDATDIKEHFQGSVQSRTMLLERFDGLIEDMEEHVGIDIKRESLVLYRQTRMRLQQFIRAKHNASDLTFSQLTEDFVKRFEQFATGEVGLKQSTCYNMVVLVKKVCKLAYREGAADTLLFDNVHVDKGDSRLPKALDREALDMLKALCFDGWEADLETARDVFLFACYTGAAYCDLMALNRGHLVCDDEGALWLKFNRQKTGVLCRVKLLPEALQLMNKLHDESRDTLLPHIHYITYQSHLKALRLRAGITLPFTTHTARHTFATLITLEQGVPIETVSKMLGHSTVRMTERYAKVTPQKLFEEFDRLIAFTEDLHLTI, from the coding sequence ATGGATGACATGAAAATGAAGGTGTTGCTCTACCTCAAAAAGAGCAGTCGCGACAGGTCGGGCAAGGCGCCGATCATGGGACGGATCACGCTGGGGCGTTCCATTGCACAGTTCAGTTGCAAGCTGTTCTGCAATCCCGATTTGTGGAACCCGCGCGAAAGTCGGGTGGACGGGAAGAGCCGTGAGGCGGTCGAAGTCAATGGACGATTGGACAACCTCCTTCTTGCCGTTCAGTCTTCCTATCAGTCCTTGCTTGCCAAGGGATCTCCATTTGACGCAACCGACATCAAGGAGCATTTCCAAGGCAGCGTGCAGAGTCGAACCATGCTTTTGGAGCGGTTTGACGGCCTGATCGAGGATATGGAGGAGCACGTCGGGATAGACATCAAAAGAGAGTCTTTGGTCTTGTATCGTCAGACAAGAATGAGGCTGCAACAGTTCATTCGGGCGAAGCATAACGCTTCGGACTTGACCTTTTCGCAGCTCACGGAAGACTTCGTCAAGCGGTTCGAGCAGTTCGCAACCGGAGAGGTAGGGCTAAAACAAAGCACCTGCTACAACATGGTCGTCCTTGTCAAAAAGGTCTGCAAGCTGGCGTATCGAGAAGGCGCGGCAGACACCTTGTTATTCGACAATGTGCATGTAGACAAGGGAGACAGTCGACTGCCCAAAGCGCTCGATAGGGAAGCGTTGGACATGTTAAAGGCGCTCTGTTTTGACGGCTGGGAGGCTGACTTGGAGACAGCGCGCGATGTGTTTCTTTTCGCCTGTTACACCGGCGCCGCCTATTGCGATCTAATGGCACTGAACCGTGGGCATCTTGTCTGCGACGACGAAGGCGCCCTTTGGCTGAAGTTCAACCGGCAGAAGACGGGTGTCCTCTGCCGTGTAAAGCTGTTGCCCGAGGCCCTTCAACTGATGAACAAATTGCATGATGAATCGAGGGATACGTTGCTTCCTCACATCCATTACATAACCTATCAATCGCATCTGAAAGCCCTCCGACTGCGGGCCGGTATCACGCTGCCCTTCACCACACACACCGCTCGACACACCTTCGCTACGCTCATCACCTTGGAACAGGGCGTGCCCATCGAGACCGTCAGCAAGATGCTTGGACATAGCACAGTGCGCATGACCGAGCGATATGCGAAGGTGACACCGCAGAAGTTATTCGAGGAGTTCGATCGCTTAATCGCCTTCACCGAAGATTTGCACCTAACCATTTAA